In Natronococcus occultus SP4, the following proteins share a genomic window:
- a CDS encoding polysaccharide deacetylase family protein: MNRRKFLAVTGVAAAGVGGAGVAGVTRRESTTDRDTEPASRQDRSAEQSHAGGATETEPSLESRVADAAGLLVFTYDDSPVEDYTLTYRIHQEYDVPGCIAACPGLMETSAAHLSPAQLTELAAAGWGVLSHTADHRVLGEIPLTAAAADGDERLAVDWNRHGDFEGDPLVVSDEDREVPTTVAGADSDAAGQYIELAEPLDGPISDAGTVRHPAEFMQTVLERTDAQLEAWGLDVTGFVYPYTRYHGVVEDVVREQYDAVANHRYGGGHNALAELDPTTMQRRYIETDKATEAELDAFMETAADEAVLAIVGGHSQFETLTADRIRYTIETALEHDLAIVTLAEALEALDRGLQ, from the coding sequence GAACCGTCGGAAATTTCTTGCGGTGACGGGGGTCGCTGCCGCCGGCGTCGGTGGTGCCGGCGTGGCTGGGGTGACCCGCCGCGAGTCCACCACCGACCGGGACACCGAGCCGGCGTCACGACAGGACCGGTCCGCCGAACAGAGCCATGCCGGTGGGGCGACCGAAACCGAGCCGTCACTCGAGTCACGCGTCGCCGACGCCGCGGGGTTGCTCGTGTTCACGTACGACGACAGCCCGGTCGAGGACTACACGCTCACCTACCGGATCCACCAGGAGTACGACGTCCCGGGCTGTATCGCAGCCTGTCCGGGGCTCATGGAGACGTCGGCCGCGCACCTGAGCCCGGCACAGCTGACCGAACTGGCCGCGGCGGGGTGGGGTGTCCTCTCCCATACGGCCGACCACCGCGTGCTCGGCGAGATCCCCCTTACGGCGGCCGCCGCCGACGGTGACGAGCGGCTCGCCGTCGACTGGAACCGCCACGGCGACTTCGAGGGCGATCCGCTGGTCGTCTCCGACGAGGACCGCGAGGTACCGACGACCGTCGCCGGGGCCGACAGCGACGCGGCGGGTCAGTATATCGAACTCGCCGAGCCGCTGGATGGCCCGATCAGCGACGCGGGGACCGTCAGACATCCGGCCGAGTTCATGCAAACGGTGCTCGAACGGACGGACGCACAGCTCGAGGCGTGGGGGCTCGACGTGACCGGCTTCGTCTACCCCTATACCCGGTATCACGGCGTCGTCGAAGACGTCGTGCGGGAACAGTACGACGCGGTCGCGAACCACCGGTACGGGGGCGGGCACAACGCGCTCGCGGAGCTCGACCCGACGACGATGCAACGGCGGTATATCGAGACCGATAAGGCGACCGAGGCCGAGCTCGACGCGTTCATGGAAACCGCCGCCGACGAGGCCGTCCTCGCGATCGTCGGCGGCCACTCGCAGTTCGAGACCCTCACCGCCGACCGGATTCGCTACACCATCGAGACCGCCCTCGAGCACGACCTCGCGAT